From Bacillota bacterium, one genomic window encodes:
- the pgsA gene encoding CDP-diacylglycerol--glycerol-3-phosphate 3-phosphatidyltransferase: MNLPNKITLSRILIVPIFMIFVVPFPDWVINNSVLRAIAPQLMALNNFIMKFGHYIAAIIFIVASSTDGIDGYIARKNKQITKFGIFLDPVADKLLVTAALVALVQRGSISSWTAIIIIGRELLVMGLRLVAAGEGTVISASKLGKAKTLVQIIAISATLLQNFPISYFTQFRLDRYTMFLAVIITIYSGYDYLVKNIKFIQNDE, translated from the coding sequence ATGAATTTACCCAATAAAATTACTTTATCAAGAATATTAATTGTCCCTATTTTTATGATATTTGTTGTACCATTTCCCGATTGGGTAATAAACAATAGCGTTTTAAGAGCAATTGCCCCACAGTTGATGGCTCTTAATAACTTTATTATGAAATTTGGGCACTATATTGCTGCAATTATATTTATAGTAGCTTCAAGTACCGACGGCATTGACGGCTACATAGCAAGAAAAAACAAGCAGATAACCAAGTTTGGCATATTTTTGGATCCTGTTGCCGACAAGCTTCTTGTTACAGCCGCACTGGTTGCCCTGGTGCAAAGAGGCAGTATTTCAAGCTGGACTGCTATTATAATTATTGGAAGAGAATTGTTAGTAATGGGCTTAAGGCTTGTTGCTGCAGGAGAAGGGACAGTTATTTCAGCAAGCAAACTGGGAAAAGCAAAAACTTTAGTACAGATTATTGCCATTTCTGCTACTTTACTTCAAAATTTCCCCATAAGCTACTTTACCCAATTTAGGCTTGACAGGTATACAATGTTTCTGGCAGTAATTATTACTATTTATTCCGGTTATGATTACCTTGTGAAAAATATTAAGTTTATTCAAAATGATGAATAA